The genome window gcccccttattcaaAAAAAGAAAGGAATATTACGCATTGGTCAGAGCAAAGGCCTACTACCACATACGACATATTGACAAAAACGCGACGTTGCCAAGTGCCGCCTCTAGCGTAAAAACATATTGCAGTACTATATTCTATTGCCGAGGAGGAAACAAGCTAATGATGATTATATTAGCTATCACACTCTCAATCAcgtcaattttaatttaaaaattcgccaagtgcgagtcgggctcgcgtaCTAAGTGTTCCGTatcgttatagaacaaaaacatgccaaaaattgtgtttttttttatatgtgattcccccttaaatattttttgtatgaaaaatgtattatttattattaaagtacacaatatataaatcggaattatgtaaaaatttcaagtcccTACCTCTTGCCACTATTGATATCGagtaaaaaaggcaaaaaaaaatattagttgtTTTAGCGGCAAcacaaatacacaatctgtgaaaaattcagaagtctagctatagcgattgttgatttacagcctggagaaagacagacagacaaacagactgacagacggatagacagacggatagacagacggacagacagacggacagactgacagacagacagacaacgaagtctcagtaatagggccctgtttttaccctttgggtacggaacccttaaaattaGTTTGATCAAAAATTCACACCCATTTGTCTCTATATTCGGTTTAGTAAAACAAGGAGAAAAGGACAAAGGGCTCTTTGCTCCCAAAGATATAAATCGTTAGATATCCCCTAACAGAGAAACCTGGGAATGGACTCTACCTGACAAATAATGTTTAATAGTCACAGCTCCAGTGAAAGTCCACTGTGATGCTGATGCTTCAGTATTATTagtgtcattattattattaatgagaaCGGTCAAGTTAGAGTTAGAGCCCCTAAATTTTAAGAATCCTTAAGTATCCCTAAAAGGGCATATCTAACGATTTAAATCTTTGTTGCAGCCCACCTGGCCATTATTCTTGCGTCGAAGATTGGCTTATACAAAGTCGTATTGGGCATAGCACTCGTGATTACTGCCATTAAAGCTATGGTGGTGATGGCGTGGGCGCTCGCGATATTCAAATACGTGCCAGACGACTGGCAGTACAAGCAGGACTGGCACAAGCAGAGTCTGCCAGACTGGCACAAGCAAAGCCTGCCAGACTGGCATCAAAGCCTGCCAGACCAAGCCGCGCCTAGCAGCCTGCTCTTGGACATGTTTACGAATTACTATTCTCAAAGTAAATAGGTaggtagtaaataatatttacttactcaCCTTTTTTCCGGAAGATTTTGGTAGTTGTTATTATTTAGTATGTTCCTACTTCCAACTTAGGgcctaactagatgacgcccgcaactccgttacgtcaaaattcgtttatcacgcgggtaccgtacatttttcgggattaaaagagtcctatgtcctttcccgggatcaatgtccatgccgaatttcagcaaaatcggtaaagcggtttgggcgtgaagaggtaacagacagacagacacactttcgaatttataatattagtatgatagtCAACTGTAGTAAACAGTTacaataaaacttgagaggtgtcaagggacacccgaatggaacgaagtaattcatttatgttcaaaaaacctgtatacatatacttaacacttaaaaaaataatttaaaaaacaccatctgttgacgcccaggaatactaacaacgcgacgctctttcaaaaaaaaaacgccatctagttgacgcacaggaatacttactatcaacgccatCTGCctctaacatgcaggtactaacaaaaaagtgtcgaggtcaaatccaggtcaaatgtcgttctgtctagccttcagatttacgccgaacgcgggataaggaacttcgttccaataactCCAGTAAAAATCTTATGCAGAATAATGTTTTCGGATGGAGGAGATTTAGATCCCGCATAATAATAGTGTCAACAAACCGCCAGGGTAAATAAAAGAATCACAAATCCGATAATACCTGGTATCTTTATACCAGCGCGTGCAAAAAGAGATGTGAAACGAAATAAGGTTGAGatcgaaatatttaaatactagactttaaataatattagctgtAACATCGTTACGCTGACGGCTGAAGTAACTTGCACATAGAGGGGaataaaatctaatatataaaaattaattgaaataagtcgggttttccttcctgacgctatagcGTGCTAATGAGCTGTGATCAGTCTCAACTATCAGGTCGGAAAGAATATATAAAACACTAGCCGAACGCACGAACCGCCGTTTGCCGAGACggctagtctatactaatattataattctgcagagtttgttagttagtttgtttgtttgtttgaacgcgctaatctcaggaactgctggtctgatttgaaaaattctttcagtgttagatagcccatttatcgaggaaggctataggctatatttgatcacgctaagactaataaaaacgaagaaatagaggaaaatgtggaaaaaacggggggaaattatttgaaagggcttatttgaacgcgctaatctcaggaactactggtccgatttgaaaaattctttcagtgttagatagcccattgattgaggaaggttatCGGCTATATTGTACAGAAGTACAGAAGTAACATGTACAGAACTTTGTGTAATGTCCAGATtactgaataaacgtttatttatttatttatttatttatattttatcacgctaaagctaataggaccgaagaaatagtggaaaatgtgtaaaaaaacgggggaaattatataaagggcttatttgaacgcgctaatctcaggaactactggtccgaattaaaaaaaaatttcagtgttagatagcccatttgttgaggaaggttataggctatattttatcacgtgaAAACAAATAAGAGCGGAGatatagaggaaagtgtggaaaaaacagggggaaattatttgtaagggcttatttgaacacgctaatctcaggaactactggtctgatttgaaaaattctttcagcgttagatagtctatttatcaagaaaggctataggctatattttattattctacgactaataagagcgaagaaatagaggaaaatgtggaaaaaacgggggacattatatgaaattgcttattatcttaagaactattggagcaatttttatgttatttggcaaacatgaagaatagacgacgtgaagggacataggctattttttgcggaaaatgtacggttgcgtgaaattcctaaattacgcaaacgaagccgcgcggaacatctatataataataaaatcgtaggaaagtcaattctgtacattgaatatttttgtacaataaataatacttgggatgtgatccacttgctaacgcggacgaagtcgcgggcaacagctagttttatataattttccccgttttttccacatttttctctatttctttgctcctattagttttagcacttttagcataaaaaatatagcccatagcctttctcaataaatgagctatctattCTATTCTTAGCTtctatcttagcgtgataaaataaagcctatagcctttctcgataaataggctatttaacactgaaataatttttcaaatcggaccagtagttcctaagattagtgcgttcaaataagccctttcaaataatttcccccgttttttccacattttcctatatttcttcgctcttgttAATTttaccgtgataaaatatagcctatagccttcctcgataaatgggctatctaacactgaaataatttttcaaatcggaccctTTCATAtgatttcccacgttttttcccacattttcctctatttcttagttcctTTTAGTCTTGGcgtgattaaatatagcctatagccttcctctatcaatgggctatctaacactgaaagaatttttcaaatcggaccagtagttcctgagattagcgcgttcaaacaagcaagcaaactctgcagaattataatattaagtatagaatagatttttcaaatcggaccattagttcctgagattagcgcgttcaaacaaacaaactctgcagaattataatattagtatagattgcttattatcttaagaactactggagcaatttttatgttatttggcaaacatgaagaatagaccacgtgaagggacaaaggctattttttgcggaaaaatgtacggttgcgtgaaattcctaaattacgcaagcgaagccgcgcggaacatctatatataataaaatcgtaggaaagtcaattctggacattgaatatttttgtacaataaataatacttgggatgtgatctactatgctaacgcgtacgaagtcgcgggcaacagctagtattattctTTCTTATATATTCTTTCCGACCTGATAGTTGagaccaatgagtttctaaaatactagagtagcaatgtcttacaaaagattctcagaaatgcgtaaccacttttttgttcaaaagacaatgtcaagtcatatattcgttatgtcattatgtatgtgagatatgcctgcaggcatcttcgaagtggcaacgcgttgctaccgtaaacttccaatctagttacgttagtaacatagaatatcattggttgaGACTGGTCACAGCTCATTGaataattgacataagccgaccaaatgacgtaggtctgtcaactgcctaggaataaattttCTTCTAAACTATATATCCTAAACGTCGTCTCTACTGACTGCGTACCACCGGCAGTCGCGTTTAAAAgtgaatataattataaatacatgatcaaatcaaatcaaatcatctCTATCTATATTCGTCATCATTACCTCACTCATTGATTAGCACCAGATAGGCTAtgagctatccacaacttatttgacacaTGCTCCATAATCCATCTGTCAGAtaaattgtggatagcctatccggcacttatcaggaagtggtgaaacaactAAATCCTTCAACTAGTTGTCAGCTCCTTActaaatctatatttttttgtcCCCAGTCCACTTCTTCTACGTGGCCGCGACGAAGATCTTCATCCTGAAGGTGGTATATGGCGTCATCTTCTACATCATCGCGACCAAGGCCTGGCACCTGCTGCTCTGGCTGGTACACTACCTCAAGGAGAAGAAGCATCATGAGCACTACGTGGAAATTGACCACGACCACGATTTCCATGGCCACCACGATTTCCATGGTCACCACGATTTCCATAGTCAACCATACGGCGCCTACGACTACGCGTATGATAAGCCAGAGTATGGCAGACTAGACAAGGACAAGATTTATGATGCTGATGGATCCTACTCCGTTGCGGGATATTGAAAGTCTGAAAAATGAATTCGAATATCATGGTTTCGATGCAGTCTTGTCAAACTAacttgttaattaataattgagATTTACTTCGGCACGGCGtctgtgtgcgtgcgactagacgtatatgcattataataattgcataagttgatattatatgcaatagctttacctgGCAGTCATCGAGTGccgcacgtattttttttttctgtttcataGGATGTGGACTGCATCGAGTTAAAATAGCACAATTGACATACAATATTaaagactataataatatcaatgtaACTACTAGAAAGTACTTACTAAGTACTTCTTATTACAAACTTAACTTTACTaagttaagggcctgtttcaccacttcctgataaagtgctggataggctattcataacttatttgacagattctccatactctatcagTCAAGTTAAGTGAATGATAGCCTATcaggcacttatcagaaagtggtgaaacagcggggctaaaatgatcaTTCGTGACTtagacagttttgacaattcattttgagaattgattgagaggaattgctatacgaccattttagccccgcaggcctTTAGCCTTTTTAGTCACGTCTATGTTTATCTAGATTCTAAGAAGGGCAGGCTTTTTAGTGTATTTCATGTTGCcatcaataataattgatttttgcCACACATTCAACTGAAGATAGAATAATTTGAactagtcataactcataactcatgTATTTATTCAGTCTAATATCATTGATATTTAGAATAGGATTTCTAGGGAACGTAGCTTaagatataatttatattgaatattgtgTGTCTGAAAACCTTGtgttttccttattttttaaGTGAAAACAGCTTAAGCGACGCCGTTACttacttaggctactttttaacaatgggtgaaaattaatattacttattaaaatctTGTCAGAACGCGTGACTTGAAATTCGTAAGACAAAGGGAGAGTTATTGAAGagttaggacctgtttcaccacttcctgataaggctatccaccacttaacttgacagatgaagtatggagaatcggtcaaaaaagttgtaaatagcctattcggcactttatcagaaagtggtgaaacaagccctaaaaGTAATGTCCCCTTTCTCTTTCTACCGCACGGGAAAATTCATGCCTACTGCTGTTTCCTTTTTACTTCCGCCGGCACTCCCAGAGTGTAACAATTTCTTTATGCAAAGCATTAGAGGCTAGAGCAATTCTGAgagctgtttcaccacttcctgataagtgccggagaGGCGTTGTTGACAGATACTCCATtacatactctatctgtcagacaAATTGTGCATAGCCTATACCATAGACTTaaaatatatactgtcgtatacaGCACTCATCACGAAgaggtaaaacaggccctaagtgtaaCTCTGAATACTGATAGTGGAtatcaaattataaaaaaaaaataaaaaaatacttttaacccAAATTCTGAAAATTAAAGTCCCTAAATGATTTCAATTTTTCTTGTACAGATTTCGACAATTTTCTCGGAACGTCAGCGTAATTTCTCCCAGGAACAATATGAATTAATGAGACAAAAATTAGCGAAAGTCGGCCTGCTCCCCGTGGGCCTCGGCCTGAAATGTTCACGTCAAACTTAATGCAAGCGTAAACAAAGAGATAGAACCAAATTAGTGGCCTCTTTTTGGGTAATCAAGTATATATTTCGGATGTGAAAAAAGTTGTTGGCCGAGTCTTAGACCTACTCGATACGTAAGAGGGCGTACATAAATTACGTGATATGTTTCAGGGGGAGGGGAGGAAGGGGATCGAGTCAAATCTAACCTAATCTTACGTTGGGGTTTCAACAAATATCACGTAATTTTTGTCTgattgaattattttttttatgaaataagggggcaaacgagcaaacgggtcacctgatggaaagcaacttccgtcgcccatggacactcgcagcatcagaagagctgcaagtgcgttgccggccttttaagagggaatagagtaataggggagggtagggaagggaagggaagggaatagttgagggtagggaagggaatagggtaggggttaggggattgggcctccggtaaactcactcactcggcgaaacacagcgcaagcgctgtttcacgccggttttctgtgagaacttggtatttatccggtcgagccggcccattcgtgccgaagcatggctctcccacgtataaaaaaaatatcactatTTGGTACATTTACTCCAGATTGTACATGCTTAAGATATTTTAATCGTGAGCgcactcataagtcataaccatgggacgatgtatagtataatatggtagtgatgaagatgatgatgatgaatgtaatttgcatagtagcatacgctttccgttcttaaaacaacgccgaaactcccaaacttgtatctataaagaatcaggaattctctcagaaccttccgaaccacggtataccaggtatacctcggtgcaaagtcttacttgttggtagcatatgcttagaatacttctcacgaaaccgaagtcaccacatgtttccctataagttttgaggagttccctcgattacttatgcatccttcatcagatcaccacttttgagaatataatatcaaattgggatgataccctatgtaccaaaagaaaaattttgaaaatcggttaacaaacggcggagtaatcgttgaacataagaaaacgaacataacatctcccccattttgaaagtcggttaaaattgtagcctatgtgttattctgatgtataagctatatttttgtaaagtttcaataaaatccgttcagtagtttttgcgtgaaagagtaacaaacatccatacatccacacatccatacatccaaacaatttttcgcctttataatattagtaggaagtaggatattagtaggataagtatttattgaaaacgtatattatgttataacttataagtgttcattaaaaagtaccaaattattgTTGTACCTAACATAGAGTACCTAGTAGGTAGAGTATCTTAacatagtattaattattattgtacaaaacTTTTAGTTAGAATTTTAAGTAGTATGAGTGTAAATAGGTATatgaaattgaataaaattggagcaaaactaaaaaatatccgaatttttcgaaaaaaaattaaatttgaattCATAGTTCTTTTTTTTCGATATAGTGGTCATGACGGCGCGTTTCGCCCGGGCCCAGCTGTGTCAGGCCGCAAAAACGAGTCGTTTGTCATCGGGTGCGATCACCCGGGTATCCGGTTACCCTGATGACATGCAAAGTGGTCCCCAATTACGAATACATTACTCACTGGGACACCGTTAATGGGATAATGTTGccaatttaaatacttattaaagGGATTTGATTATTTGTTCCCAAATTACCGAGTGAGTATATCTACTATCACAGAAACTGATTCATAGGGCTCACGTAATTTGGTCGTATTATGTgaaacccagtcgacagatcatgactaatattgaattgacataattttatTCATAGACGTAATATAACTTCGatggtaaataatattatgtcaaaggtACAGCAACGTGATAAGGCAACGTTGTATTTTGAAATATGCCATTCAAATTTTAACAGGTAGACCAACATTGCAAGAGAGTCTGTCAATTCCTTTGGTCAATTCGATATCTTCTTGTGTTGAAAACAAATGTTTTGCATCGCCTCGACACATAGCCATGTGAACTACCTACTACTGAccctaaggttgggttgcaccagaagcgtggttaaatttaaagttaaggttaaagttatgataAACTATGAACGGAGAAATTGatagatgacagctggtccaacaaggttataaatgaacgtgggcgggggcgctgctggtaaaggagaactgtcaaaaattgcgtttttgtatgatgacagcgttagttccttttttcgcctcgtgcatttaaaaccttgtcgagcactatggttatggttaaatatggcgtcttgatggcgtccatttttaactttaaccaaagatttgacattttgcattgtagttaaagttaaatttacagttatagttaaagttatttggtgcaacccaacctaagaagCATAGGcgtattttataatgtttcgGACACACCCTAGCCATGTCTATGGCTATTAAACAGACTAACTGCAGTTTAAGAGACgattatcatttatttattcatttaaatcaggctacttaggcccatacaatatataccttaatgactaacatacataaaaattatatatctaAGTATACTTAacaactacactttatcacgaattaacggcaacgtgacgcgcgcttcttTTCGGAGTCTCCCCAGGAACCTGAACGGTAGACCACATCaatcggccagaattcctccgcttcaaaggtcgagaGCAGATGTGTCGGTattctcaccacaaaggaactgaagttgactttatggcgagactgcagacgctcgaccctaaAGTGAAGGGATATCttcttattaattacttaactgcaattaataaagattttgacataagccccggacattatctgtcaaattgtACATTTAGTCACAGTTAGGTCATTAATGTTTCTTAACTGTGATTAAAttttctgagtgcggcagtaagccCGGTTTTTGAGGTATTTGTGTTTGACTGAAGTTTATCAATTAGATAGCGCATGGTACtcaaaatattacgagtagCCAGTAAACGACACTGGTCCCTGTTGAAtcttcagcggggctaaaatggtcgctttgaagaatcacattatgaatcatgttatgattcattcttttaaaatcgcaaaatgcaagtctgcttgcaattcatatctagtaattcgtactaatttgacatttgtcagtttgacagttttgacaattcatttgctgaattgattgagaggaattgctaaatgtgaccatttcagCCCCGCTGATCAAATCAAAAAACTTCGGAAAGTGGATAGTAACGTCAATGATACTAAATGTGACAAGGAAAGTATCTAGACTAAggccaggttcacacggcaTTGTACTGCACGTTTTATtgggcatgtatttaaatcaatatctgtatattcccttttctcgatcaaaatatttgaaagtttcaccaaaaatactgacttccACACTAATTAtgaaccctaaataatgcgaattacagcatactatttaaagttatttgcgaaactgttttactgaacgaataactattaatcaaatagtatatctaacaattccttagttcaacaaacatactacaactttttaaaggaaaaccacctaaattacttttaggaacatcatttagtctaaataaaacacaatttaatctcttatgttcatataattaagaacacttaaaaatcatcaagtgctaacttaacatggactaaactttggcacagtgaatagtaactcagtttataaacaataataataaacaatcggcaaagagcgagtcggatacgcgcacaaagggttccttaccgatatattgcaaaataattaagcctccggcttaggaattgcactctaggggttgacaagctactaaagaaaaaaacaactggcttcaattatgagtcgacggagtCTTAtaacttctgggtggttcacaaaaaataaccacgatggctaaggcgggagctacgctgcgctacgctcccaccttagccatctaacctaacccaatcaagtcgtattgggccaacattgtaattaattatttaagaatcattaataaatttattaacccatacaattacaatacagtagtgaattttgataatttttatcaagaaaccttgaattatatagttttggaatgataaaatctttcaccatatctcatcataattaccaaaaatctttgtcgctaacacagaaatagatcaagatatatctgtggtcgctaaagagtaaagagcgagcgcaaaggagtgagtgcggcgcgGCGTTAGATaaggaggccccaacatgtttttcagtaaaacagagaaacaaaaagaaaataaaattaggttaaaaatattttagttgcacgatttgtcaatttgtagacttgttttgataatagaaattggttttattgtggtgcacctttcgatatcgtttttagaaattccgttgtaagattgttcaatgtagagtgcaagttagtatttttgataaacaatttaaattttagttttacaaataatatatccgatgtatgaaccatatttttggtgtgaattcggttataaaggtcgtctcgttttgtatgatgtttaagtttttttgaaggacatgttcagttaatcaattgttttttttgatcagcattagtttttctggtgtgcattcagttaattagcggagttaaggtagtgtgctgaaaaattattctgatgtgcatttaataatatcccgtTTTATTGTACTCGTTTGGCGATGACCTGTAATGGATTTGTTGGTACACGATTTGTTGCAGGGcaatcgacgtgtgaatggttctataatatacattgtatgcgccacCATTAAtttgttaagaggagtccaaaccgcccttttttccatacaaaggttgtcccctgtttcctccctggataatgctagtagagttataatttttttcctgaatatctacggccactaatacaatgtccctatgttttcttttttttcataatttaattattaaataagatatgaacgttcaaaaacccaaaaacttggacagattttccgctgtgttcaaacgtccaaaaaacagatttggctagattatacaaaaaaagcaaaacataggaacacagctcaagcctttttttaatctttaatgaaaaaagtacttaaatcggttaagttttggagaaggaatcaggagacaacgaatcgttgattttctggattttctgcagttgtctctatcgcgttctgcggtataggcttgaggtaagagagacggctatagatattacacgtacttttttacatttc of Aricia agestis chromosome 9, ilAriAges1.1, whole genome shotgun sequence contains these proteins:
- the LOC121730724 gene encoding uncharacterized protein LOC121730724; translation: MKLRVLIVVMFVCSCACAEEAVEARGKGKYALLIHFFYVAATKIFILKVVYGVIFYIIATKAWHLLLWLVHYLKEKKHHEHYVEIDHDHDFHGHHDFHGHHDFHSQPYGAYDYAYDKPEYGRLDKDKIYDADGSYSVAGY